A single region of the Zootoca vivipara chromosome 2, rZooViv1.1, whole genome shotgun sequence genome encodes:
- the LOC118078846 gene encoding oocyte zinc finger protein XlCOF6-like: protein MGITIKLLECMECEKRKEKQFENMECGKSFTDSGTLRKHQQTHTQEKPFKCIECEKSFSRSGTLRIHQRIHTGEKPYKCMECGKSFSDSGTLRKHKQIHTGEKPFKCMECGKSFYRSGSLRKHQQIHTGEKPFKCMECGKSFIDRGTLRIHHQNHTGEKPFRCKDCGKSFTYSGALRKHQRTHTGEKPFICMECGKSFSRSGNLYSHHQTHTGEKPFKCMECGKSFSHSGTLRKHQRTHTGEKPFKCMECGKSFTESGHLRNHQRIHTGGKPFKCIECGRSFNANQALRSHQLTHMGGKSFKCMECGKSFSRSGSLNFHLRTHTGEKPFKCLECRKSFTDNRVLRSHQRTHMREKPFKCTECGKGFTSKQVLRSHQRTHTGEKPFKCMECGKSYIDSGTLRKHQRTHTGEKPFKCMECGKSFTYSGTLRKHQWTHTEEKPFKCMECGKSFAESGKLRIHQWTHTGEKPFKCMECGKSFTESGKLRIHQRTHTGEKPFKCMECGKSFTESGKLRIHQRTHTGEKPFKCMECGKSFSDSGKFRRHQRTHTGEKPFKCMECGKNFIDSGTLRKHQWTHTGEKPFKCMECGKSFTDSGKLRIHQRTHTGEKPFKCIECGKSFSHNGTLRTHQRTHTGEKPFKCMECEKCFSHNGTLRIHQRTHTGEKPFKCMECGKSFTDSGTLRIHQRTHTGEKPFKCMECGKNFTDSGQLRIHQRTHTGEKPFKCMECGKSFSRSGLLTNHHHIHTGDKPFKCMDCGKSFSRSSHLANHRLIHTGEKPFKCMECGKSFTESGHLRNHHLIHTGEKPFKCMECGKNFSQSGHLRYHQWTHRMEKPFQCMECGKSFSTSGVLTKHQQTHTVEKP from the coding sequence ATGGGAATAACGATTAAATTGTtggaatgcatggagtgtgaaaagagaaaggagaaacaatttgaaaatatggaatgtgggaagagcttcactgacagtggaacactaagaaaacATCAGCAGACTCACACacaagagaaaccatttaaatgtatagagtgtgagaagagcttcagtagaagtggaacacttagaatccatcaacggattcacacaggggagaaaccctataaatgtatggagtgtggaaagagtttcagtgacagtggaacacttagaaagcataaacagattcacacaggggagaaaccatttaaatgcatggagtgtggaaaaagcttctaTAGAAGTGGAagccttagaaaacatcaacagattcacacaggagagaaaccatttaaatgcatggagtgtggaaagagcttcattgatAGAGGAACACTTAGAATCCATCATCAaaatcacacaggggaaaaaccatttagaTGTAAGgactgtgggaagagcttcacttatagtggagcactaagaaaacatcaacggactcacacaggagagaaaccatttatatGCATGGAATGTGGCAAGAGCTTTAGTCGGAGTGGAAACCTGTATTCACATCATCAAactcatactggggagaaaccatttaaatgtatggagtgtggaaagagcttcagtcacagtggaacactaagaaaacaccaacggactcacacaggcgagaaaccatttaaatgtatggagtgtggaaagagcttcactgagagtggacaccttagaaaccatcaacggattcacacagggggaaaaccttttaaatgtattgagtgtggaaggagcttcaatGCTAATCAAGCGCTTAGAAGTCATCAACTGACTCACATGGGGGGAAaatcatttaaatgtatggagtgtggaaagagtttcagtagGAGTGGAAGCCTGAATTTTCACcttcgaactcacacaggggaaaaaccatttaaatgtctgGAATGCCGAAAGAGTTTCACTGATAATCGAGTACTTAGaagtcatcaacggactcacatgcgggagaaaccatttaaatgtacggagtgtggaaagggcttcacttcTAAACAAGTACTTAGaagtcatcaacggactcacacgggggagaaaccatttaaatgtatggagtgtggaaagagctacattgacagtggaacactaaggaaacatcaacggactcacacgggggagaaaccatttaaatgtatggagtgcggaaagagcttcacttatagtggaacactaagaaaacatcaatggactcacacggaagagaaaccatttaaatgcatggaatgtggaaaaagtttcgctgagagtggaaaacttagaattcatcaatggactcacacaggggagaaaccatttaaatgcatggagtgtggaaagagcttcactgagagtggaaaacttagaattcatcaacgaactcacacgggggagaaaccatttaaatgcatggagtgtggaaagagcttcactgagagtggaaaacttagaattcatcaacgaactcacacaggtgagaaaccatttaaatgcatggaatgtggaaagagcttcagtgatagTGGAaaatttagaagacatcaacgaactcacacgggggagaaaccatttaaatgcatggagtgtggaaagaacttcattgatagtggaacactaagaaaacatcaatggacacacacgggggagaaaccatttaaatgtatggaatgtgggaagagcttcactgatagtggaaaacttagaattcatcaacggactcacacaggtgagaaaccatttaaatgcattgaatgtggaaagagcttcagtcacaatgGAACCCTGAGaactcatcaacggactcacacaggggagaaaccatttaaatgcatggagtgtgaaaaGTGCTTCAGTCACAATGGAacccttagaattcatcaacggactcacacaggggagaaaccatttaaatgtatggagtgtgggaagagcttcactgatagtggaacacttagaattcatcaacggactcacacaggtgagaaaccatttaaatgcatggagtgtggaaagaacttcactgATAGTGgacaacttagaattcatcaacggactcacacaggtgagaaaccatttaaatgcatggagtgtggaaagagcttcagtcggagtggacTCCTTACAAACCATCATCATATTCACACAGgagataaaccatttaaatgtatggattgtggaaagagcttcagtcggagtagCCACCTTGCAAACCATCGTCtgattcacacgggggagaaaccatttaaatgtatggagtgtggaaagagcttcactgagagtggacaccttagaaaccatcatctgattcacacgggggagaaaccatttaaatgtatggaatgtgggaagaacttcagtcagagtggacatcTTAGATACCATCAATGGACTCACAGaatggagaaaccatttcaatgcatggagtgtggaaagagcttcagtacaagTGGAGTtcttacaaaacatcaacaaactcacacagtgGAGAAACCATAG